The DNA window CCTTTGTAAATTTATTTGTGAGTACAGATCAAAGTATTCCAATTATTTTTTATTAGTGTCACTAGGCATACAGATGGGAAAGAAATATGTAACATTCCCAAGTTCGCTCATTAGGAACATTGATGGTACAAGTTGTAACTGGAGAAGAAATATGTACCAGATCAACATGCATGACGAACGGTGTGCTGGAAGGCAAGATGCGCTTCATTTTGATCTTCAAAACATACCAAGCTTCACATAGTACCAAAACCATGACAGCCATTACAACATACAGCATATACACTAAAACCTTCTAATACACCTCGAGATTGGCTGGCTGCCTGACCAAATTTTGCACCATCATTCCCCAAGTTCGCTCATTAGGAACTATCCCTCCACTTACTGCTTTGTTTAGAAGCATAGCCGCATCATCAATCAATCTGACTTTGCAGTGCCAACTAATGAGAATATTATATGTGATAATATCAGGATGCACATTTTCGTTGGGTAGCTTCTCTAGGAGATTTAAAGCAGCATGTGTCCATCCCATTTTGCACAATCCATTTATGAGGGTATTGTAAGTCACAATATCAGGAGTGAGTCCTTGATTCAACATCTCCTTTGAGAGCTCTAGTGCATCGCGTACCTTCCTTGCTTTGCAGAGCTCACTGATCAGGATGTTGTATGAGAAATTATTTGGCTTAATTCCCTTTTCCATCATTTCCTGAAGCAACCCCATACTCCGATCAACATTCCCCTCTTTGCAGAGGGCTTTTATCAGCCCATTGTAGCTAATAACATCTAGTGAGCAGCCATGAAGTACCATTTCATTAGCAAGCCTCAGGCCCTGCTGCCACCTTCCATTACGCAGAAGTGCATGAATGAGAGTGTTATAAGTTATTCCATTGGCGACAACACCCTCTTCAAGTAAGTTTCCAAAAAGATGTTCCGCCTCCTCCATCCTGTCATTGTTGCACAAATGATAAATTATTGTATTGTACGTGCAAATATCAGGCTTGCACCCCTGATTCTTCATCTCTTGGACAAGCCTCATTGCATCATCAAACCTGCCATCCTTGCATATCGCATATATCATTCCATTGTATCCTTGGGAATTCATAATCAAGCCCTTCACCAACATCTGGTCCAGCATTGCTCTTGTGTCTTCCCACATGCCATTCCTGCAAAAAGAATGCAGCAAGGTCGTGTAGGTCACGACATTAGGAGCATAACCCTTCTCCTCCATCACACCAAGAATCCGCATAGCCGAACCAATCCTCCCAAGCTTGCAAAGACCATGTATCAATATATTGTATGTGTGCACATCTGGCGGGCAGCCTTTGGAGGCCATCATCTCATACAGTTCTGTCGCCTTAGCCAGCTTCCCCTCAGCCAAGCACCCACCAATCACCGTGTTAAACAACACGACGTTAACCTCTGGTACCCTCCCCAGCATTGCCAACGCCTCATCCACCTGCCTTGCTCTGCACAGCCCCTCCAGGAGGAACCCGTACGTCAGAACGCTCGGCGTGCACCCCTTCATCATCATCCTCTCCACCAGCCTGGCCGCGTCGCGCACCCGCCCGAGCCCGCACAGGCCGCGCACGACATCGTCGAAGGTGTTCACGTCCGCTGGACAACCCATCAGGAACATCTCGTCGAGGAGCGTGGCGGCCTCGGCGACCCCGCCCTGGTCGCACAGCGCGTGGATGACCGTCTGGTACAGCACGGCGTCGGGCACACAGCCGTGGCGCGCCATCCCGCGGAGCAGCGCGAGGGCCTCGTCGGCGCGGCCGAGGCGGcagagcgcgcgcgcggcgacCCCGAAGGTGAAGGTGGTGGGCGGCACGCCGTCCCTGAGCATCCGGCGGTACAGTGCCAGCGCGTCGGCGTGGCAGTCGGCCCGCGCGAGCGTGGAGAGCACGACGTTGAAGGAGCGGAAGGACGGGGCGACGGCGAAGCGGCGGGGCATTTGGTCGAGCAGGTGGAGCGCGCGGCCGGGGGGCAGGGAGCGGAGGAGCGGGATCAGGAGGGACTCGCGGAGCGGGGGTAGGCGGGCGGGCGGGACGGAGTCGAGGAGCGCGAGCGCGCGGTccgggtcggcggcggcgaggacgggGCGGAGCGGGAGGGAGGAGGGCGAGAGCGCGGGGTGGGAGGCCGCGTACCAGtcgaggaggagcagggaggTGGCCGGGGAGAGCGGGAGCGCGAGGAGGCGGGCGAGGCGGCGCGGGGTGAGCGGGCGGGAGGAGAGCGTGGCGCGGAGGCGGGAGAGGTCGAACGGCGCGAGGAGCTCCGGCCATGACGTCGcgccggcggtggaggtggccgCGGGCCGCGGGTGCGGGTGCGGGGGCTCTCCCATGCCAGCGCGGGCAGGCACCCGCGATGTTTGAGCTGAGCCGATTCGAGTGAAAGCACGTGATGCAGGCACGACCGGCCGTGCGAGTGCGATCGGTGGTCTGGTTCCGCACGAACGTCTTACGTCACACTCTCTGATGCGGCGCCATTGCCACCATGGTCCATGGCACCACCGCACCGCGCACCACGACCATCCTCGGTCACAGTACGCAGTTACACTCGTCACCAGAAGCCTTCCTCAAATTCTGAGGTCAATGCCTGATGTGTCAGATTCCCGAGATGCAAGATTCTATTGTTTGGTTGCACATGTACCTCTCCGGTTCCGGTCTGGCTCGCCGCATGCAGAAGGGAGTCCTGGGCCTGGCTCGGCAGATGCAGGCAAAATCGGCGTTCCCAGCGAGCATGGATGCAAGCGAGTGCTCTTGATGCTCAGCTTTTTTAGGTCCGCGCAATGCAGGTAACCAAACAATACTTGTAGCTAGCCAGACTGAATAGAATCAGGCAACCAAACATAGCACTCTTACATGCGCCGACAATCCAGCAGCCAACTAAAGAGGGGGGCTcatcttctctcttcttctttctccccttctcttcttcttctcctcctcttttcttCTTTATTCTTTATTCAAAAATAGAGGAGGACCTAAGTGGTATCCATTGATATTAGAGAGGTAGAGGGCTTGATCCCTAGCCCCCTTAGGCTCCACCCCTTGCGCCAAGCCTGTCCCGCTCGGGCCTGGCTCTGGAATGCGAGCCAGGCTAGCCAAATACACCAACCAATCACGCGCTTTGTTTCCACGCTTGGAAGTATCTAAATTTTATTTTGGCGTTGCAGCACTAAAATCAAGGTTTATATTATATTTCATTAGGTGCATCATAGATTTACATATTATGTTGTTGGATTGTTTTTATTATACACACGCGTAAAGAAAACACTAGGCTTGACACACATAGCCAACACCGCAAAACAAACATGCAAGATTCACGAAGAAATGAAATTTCAAATACGTAGCACAAATCACGTCAAAATCACGCTCGCTCTCTATACTTCCCTTGCTATCATGGTGCTCCGTGCCTACAAATTCACTACCTAGCATTCATCGTAATTAGAGACGCACTAGCAATTTTAGTAGGACACACCAATCTCCACCTGCCTGTTCACTCTACCTTCTACCTACTGCCAGTGTGGGGATAGTTTGTCTCCAAATATTTTTAGGTGTGTCTCCTTGTCAACTGCCCGTCAAGGGAATCCGTTTATGATCGGAGTATCGGACGCGCCAGCAAGTCGATTGACAGATAAATAGAATTGTCAAGAAGCAAATCTCTATTTTATCAAGCATAGCAAAGTTCAGGCTTCCTATACGTTTCTGATTTTTTCAGATCACCTTTTCATAACCCAGTGATAGGATACAACAATATAGCAGAGTGGGAACGGGGCCTATTCCCCCTGCACACCAGCTCTCTCAGCATGGAATACACATGAGCTACCGTCTTCCCACATCTGGCTAGATTATCTCTAGTTAGTAGCCAGTTTTAGATGTCAACCAGTGCAACTGAGAGTTATATACGACCATATTTATGTTGTAAAATAGGGGCATCTACTTCAAGGGTGAAAACCATCATGCTTGCAAAATGGACAATCTCATTTACCAATCACGCCCTCAAAAAAATTGTCCAATTTAATAAGAAATACTATGGACCATTTTAAAAAATTACAAAGAAAGCATTAAATTTATATCATCCTTGGGAAAACAAATGGTCGGAGATCTTAGAG is part of the Panicum hallii strain FIL2 chromosome 2, PHallii_v3.1, whole genome shotgun sequence genome and encodes:
- the LOC112880565 gene encoding pentatricopeptide repeat-containing protein At5g64320, mitochondrial, with the translated sequence MGEPPHPHPRPAATSTAGATSWPELLAPFDLSRLRATLSSRPLTPRRLARLLALPLSPATSLLLLDWYAASHPALSPSSLPLRPVLAAADPDRALALLDSVPPARLPPLRESLLIPLLRSLPPGRALHLLDQMPRRFAVAPSFRSFNVVLSTLARADCHADALALYRRMLRDGVPPTTFTFGVAARALCRLGRADEALALLRGMARHGCVPDAVLYQTVIHALCDQGGVAEAATLLDEMFLMGCPADVNTFDDVVRGLCGLGRVRDAARLVERMMMKGCTPSVLTYGFLLEGLCRARQVDEALAMLGRVPEVNVVLFNTVIGGCLAEGKLAKATELYEMMASKGCPPDVHTYNILIHGLCKLGRIGSAMRILGVMEEKGYAPNVVTYTTLLHSFCRNGMWEDTRAMLDQMLVKGLIMNSQGYNGMIYAICKDGRFDDAMRLVQEMKNQGCKPDICTYNTIIYHLCNNDRMEEAEHLFGNLLEEGVVANGITYNTLIHALLRNGRWQQGLRLANEMVLHGCSLDVISYNGLIKALCKEGNVDRSMGLLQEMMEKGIKPNNFSYNILISELCKARKVRDALELSKEMLNQGLTPDIVTYNTLINGLCKMGWTHAALNLLEKLPNENVHPDIITYNILISWHCKVRLIDDAAMLLNKAVSGGIVPNERTWGMMVQNLVRQPANLEVY